From the genome of Verrucomicrobiota bacterium, one region includes:
- a CDS encoding hybrid sensor histidine kinase/response regulator: MNTQTPEPTVSLLLVDDSLANLQVLAGMLKQLRYQVRLAPSGELALRSARHSPPDLILLDINMPDMNGYEVCTQLKADETLKAIPVIFLSALTETLDKVKAFKVGGVDYITKPFQLEEVTTRVKTHLALRDRERRLQASYARLQQLEELRDDLVHMVVHDLRSPLYAMRISGSLLNDLLGTAMTDNKDIQEILEALTGATSRMEDLVNQVLDISRLDSGEMPLCKNYGDLVVIACSAMKSVAPLADKRSLILEHQDPCPVFCDQGIISRVIVNLLSNAIKFTPPDGIMSLEISHRARDVRFAVTDTGPGIPPEFQNKIFEKYNQGEIRRSGVGTGLGLAFCKLAVETHGGRMGVISAPGKGSTFWFTLPGIAPPRRRRACD; the protein is encoded by the coding sequence ATGAATACTCAAACTCCTGAACCAACCGTCTCGCTGCTACTCGTGGATGATTCGTTGGCCAACCTCCAGGTGCTGGCGGGAATGCTCAAACAGCTCAGGTACCAAGTTCGCCTGGCGCCCTCGGGTGAACTGGCCTTGCGCAGCGCCCGACACTCCCCGCCGGATCTTATCCTGCTGGACATCAATATGCCGGACATGAACGGCTATGAGGTCTGCACACAGTTGAAGGCGGACGAAACCTTAAAGGCGATCCCGGTCATTTTCCTGAGCGCGCTGACCGAGACGCTGGACAAAGTCAAAGCCTTCAAGGTGGGCGGCGTTGACTACATCACGAAACCATTCCAGCTTGAGGAGGTAACGACGCGGGTCAAGACCCACCTTGCGCTGCGCGACCGGGAACGCCGCCTGCAGGCCAGTTATGCGCGGCTCCAGCAACTGGAGGAATTGCGGGATGACCTGGTTCACATGGTGGTGCATGATCTGCGCTCTCCGCTCTACGCGATGCGCATTTCCGGCTCGCTCCTGAACGATCTGCTCGGAACGGCCATGACGGACAACAAAGACATTCAAGAGATTCTGGAAGCGCTAACGGGTGCCACCAGCCGGATGGAGGATTTGGTGAACCAGGTGTTGGACATCAGCCGGCTGGATTCCGGAGAAATGCCCCTCTGCAAAAATTACGGCGACTTGGTTGTGATTGCGTGCTCTGCCATGAAGTCGGTGGCACCGCTGGCGGACAAGCGAAGTTTGATTCTGGAGCACCAAGACCCGTGCCCGGTATTCTGTGACCAGGGGATTATTTCCCGTGTGATCGTGAACCTGCTTTCGAACGCCATCAAGTTCACGCCCCCGGATGGCATCATGAGCCTTGAGATTTCCCATCGTGCCCGCGACGTCCGTTTTGCGGTTACCGACACTGGACCGGGCATCCCACCCGAATTCCAAAATAAAATCTTTGAAAAATACAACCAGGGAGAAATTAGACGAAGCGGCGTTGGCACCGGCTTGGGTTTGGCATTTTGTAAACTTGCCGTGGAGACGCATGGCGGTCGAATGGGTGTGATCAGCGCGCCGGGCAAAGGCAGCACCTTTTGGTTTACGTTGCCAGGGATCGCCCCCCCAAGACGCCGCCGCGCCTGCGATTAA
- a CDS encoding leucine-rich repeat protein produces MNAMLKRQLTLFQTLVMPLVMLASLAHAELETTQYQYDAAGRLAVVMRRLPGTNVVTYLEHDLAGNLALESAYDAADTEVAVDANGMITGYSGSGGEVTIPDSLIGLPVIGIGPQAFFSCTNLTRITLPASVTNLGDYAFYNCTSLTGVYFKGNAPSAGLGVFNGASNATVYYLAGTTGWPVVPGAWAGRPTALWNLSARPELIQSPTSVLVRPGQTAQFQVQASGNEPLRYRWTKNGQPVAGASNAVYILRNITAAQAGKYQVLVSNALGSTNSAVATLTVDGVKPTLTVTTPPANSKVTTAATNLSGRVTDTGGPLANVLYQVNNGAWQTAMGTTNWVAPVNNLVRGPNTINLCAADVAGNWSATNMLKVTYVVSDWLTVLPPSHGSIAPDLNGKLYEIDKVISTRLAATPAKGWLLSNWVAQIGVGGPVLWTSNQAAIQVTMVSNLVLTANFVTNQWLAFKGEYVGLFMPTNGTPDFTNAGQLKLTVTDKGTFTGQLLYKGLTVALTDGFDASGCVRRTNLAGRASVVVALQVDFAAQAVRGTVREGSDWIAPAVAYRKTTSATKANYTLVLASAAPPMPAGYGAATVVVNAAGTVSLAGNLGDGTVLNVTPAVVDAAGYWPVYLALYGNQGMVLGWLNATNAERDGNRLYWQKPASGTGVHRAGFGGVLEATLTPYNMPAGNRTAPGWTNGASGMLWVEGGNVPTNMMWQVPIQISNNLAKAMGGTLTK; encoded by the coding sequence ATGAACGCCATGCTAAAACGCCAATTAACACTCTTTCAGACGCTGGTTATGCCGCTGGTTATGCTGGCAAGCTTGGCCCACGCCGAACTGGAGACCACCCAATATCAGTACGATGCCGCCGGGCGTCTCGCCGTGGTGATGCGCCGTCTGCCAGGCACCAACGTGGTGACGTATTTGGAACACGATCTGGCCGGCAATTTGGCATTGGAATCGGCGTATGACGCTGCGGATACGGAGGTGGCTGTGGATGCCAATGGGATGATCACCGGTTACAGCGGTTCCGGCGGGGAGGTAACCATCCCGGACAGCCTCATCGGGTTGCCAGTCATTGGGATCGGCCCTCAGGCGTTTTTTTCCTGCACCAACCTGACGCGCATCACGCTGCCCGCCAGCGTGACCAACCTTGGGGATTATGCGTTCTATAACTGCACCAGCCTGACCGGAGTCTATTTCAAGGGGAATGCCCCCAGCGCTGGTTTGGGCGTATTCAATGGGGCCAGCAATGCCACGGTGTATTATCTGGCCGGCACAACGGGTTGGCCGGTGGTTCCCGGCGCGTGGGCCGGACGCCCGACGGCGCTGTGGAACTTGTCCGCCCGCCCGGAACTCATCCAATCGCCAACGAGCGTGCTGGTGCGCCCCGGGCAAACCGCGCAATTCCAAGTGCAAGCCAGCGGCAATGAACCGCTCCGCTATCGGTGGACCAAGAACGGACAGCCAGTGGCCGGTGCCAGCAATGCGGTTTACATTCTCAGGAATATCACGGCCGCGCAGGCCGGCAAGTATCAGGTCTTGGTTTCCAATGCCTTGGGCAGCACCAACAGCGCCGTGGCGACTTTGACGGTGGACGGGGTGAAACCCACACTGACCGTCACCACCCCACCCGCCAACAGCAAGGTGACCACGGCGGCCACGAACCTCAGCGGGCGCGTGACAGATACGGGGGGGCCGCTGGCGAATGTGCTTTACCAGGTCAACAATGGTGCGTGGCAAACCGCCATGGGCACCACGAACTGGGTGGCGCCCGTAAACAACCTGGTGCGCGGCCCAAACACCATTAATCTCTGTGCCGCCGATGTGGCGGGAAACTGGTCCGCCACTAACATGCTGAAGGTGACATACGTGGTCAGCGACTGGTTGACGGTTCTTCCCCCCAGCCATGGCAGTATCGCGCCGGATTTGAATGGCAAGCTGTATGAAATAGACAAGGTTATTTCCACCCGACTGGCAGCCACCCCGGCCAAGGGTTGGCTACTGTCGAACTGGGTGGCGCAGATTGGAGTTGGGGGGCCGGTCCTCTGGACCAGTAATCAGGCAGCCATCCAAGTCACCATGGTTTCCAACCTGGTGTTGACGGCGAACTTTGTCACGAACCAGTGGTTGGCTTTCAAAGGCGAGTATGTCGGCTTGTTTATGCCCACGAACGGGACGCCCGACTTCACCAACGCCGGCCAGCTCAAGCTGACGGTGACGGATAAGGGCACCTTCACCGGGCAACTGTTGTACAAAGGGCTGACGGTGGCGTTGACGGACGGCTTTGATGCATCTGGGTGCGTGCGGCGCACGAATCTGGCGGGGCGCGCGTCCGTGGTGGTGGCGTTGCAGGTGGACTTTGCGGCCCAGGCCGTGCGCGGGACAGTACGTGAAGGGAGCGACTGGATCGCGCCGGCGGTGGCATATCGCAAAACGACCAGCGCCACCAAGGCAAACTACACACTGGTGTTGGCCTCGGCCGCGCCGCCGATGCCGGCGGGTTATGGGGCAGCCACGGTAGTGGTGAACGCGGCGGGGACGGTCAGCCTGGCTGGCAACCTGGGGGATGGCACAGTGTTGAATGTGACCCCGGCGGTGGTGGACGCAGCGGGGTATTGGCCGGTGTACCTGGCGCTGTACGGCAACCAGGGGATGGTGCTTGGGTGGTTGAATGCGACGAATGCGGAGCGGGATGGGAACCGGTTGTATTGGCAGAAGCCAGCGAGTGGTACCGGCGTGCATCGGGCGGGGTTTGGCGGGGTGCTGGAAGCCACCTTGACGCCGTACAATATGCCGGCGGGCAACCGCACGGCGCCGGGTTGGACGAATGGGGCGTCCGGGATGCTCTGGGTGGAGGGGGGCAATGTGCCGACGAATATGATGTGGCAGGTGCCGATCCAAATCAGCAATAACCTGGCCAAGGCAATGGGCGGGACGTTGACTAAGTGA
- a CDS encoding RHS repeat-associated core domain-containing protein: MGGLAYMLLLCLGLTVQGQSNVLTVSGVLQLSGSIQVDRIVVADTNSLIQLTGDTDVRVAGIPGTNAPPAISGYLRFVSNLPRSETGDGPRGYNLSVQVQGDIKGGISAELNGGHAFTNYGNGGDGGNFTLICDGTIYDICVAEANGGQGVTKACKGGNGGHIRIEAQRFLGEHLWTDVWRQQGVIGFTANGGNGGAYDFSTSTAWGAGMWGGSGGKGGDIEVRIHCELYSLGVGLVADGGGGSAQTHESLLNHNIPETPCPGGAGGNVFLRAGALMCAPKGVGISSSVAGGGSTHDWYASPAANIAGGNGGTINIGANLFTNSPFAYPEAATPRTNVAGGIGIPPGQCGQATIALVPPISNRLMCTASVSRTTVALGEIVTYTVDASSDDALTNVAYRLPFPDHAEFVSAGEQAEQFPPYRYMEDLVGRSIIANDGTNVIWSLPYLNQCKPRRALFNFRCRYDTPVGTLLTSQLSATWGGSNSMQTPSMQTQVIQTRDADNHLGLKDVPNVNDPVHPGLGNFLATKSLFSLPGPGRPFAFELAYNSRDTNAGPLGYGWRHNFMIALQLLDGGAARLRWADGHRDSFAENAQGAFFPFDCHTEVNLVWTNDITLLTNDYVIANPWVLTNVFFYHSGYAAITPEGMRYFFNHYGQLNGIMDGSSNTVMIGFTGNDRTSPVAKVRGPTGRILDFTYYTNGLLRAVTLGPPINRALYFQYDAASNLTALVNLRGITNRFTYDSQHRLLTETDGRGNVVVANTYDDQGRVISQANAENQVTRFQYVTNDPTCFLRANITAPSGETSSHAYDEWFNILNLQDTGAQTASFTYNTNGWRLSAIDKAGQNSTFRYDASGSVTALTDRAGATVQLGYGAGNLLTSMRDPAGSVTTLGYDGAGNLATVIDPAGGQQHVTVNRAGQPVAVQGARGDTWRMDYDANGFMTGLTDPSNLTVTCTYDAMGHLASRSLPGHPETVSQTTWDAHGNALSTTDYLGQVTEMTYDENDNLLSERFVPTGATTTYAYNRLNQVTNITDALGGRSAFFYDLAGRLVRTVNPDGEEVRTTYDSRSKVIAETDALGQTTRYGYDANGLRVSMTNHLGQVWRYRKDAEGRLTGLQDPYGFWQTRQYDPAGRVTADSDELGRTTRYAYDVMGRVTNAIAPDGAATTYEYDANSNVRKQTDPLGHSWIVAYDGMDRPSQRTDPTWAVERFQYNEQGWLASQTLRDGRIRRYDYDANGRLVNRTLPDGTVIARTYDAAGNLIQLRQGSLTNTMTYDLLGRRTSFTDASGWPLTYGYTAGGRLAAVTYPGNRTVTYAYDTVGRLTRVQDWDGRQIRYAYDQLNRVSAVTMPNGTAQRYAYDLNNRIISLRHERSDGMLLAGYGYSYNPAGQMIQRTRNLSGITNAVATQSRRFTYDAMNRLLTMVRGQVTNVFAYDLRGNLSSKTANGVLTRYTYDDLDRLRTTSNGTVQVTYAYDGRGVRVGKTVNGIATGYLNDGTRTYGKLDHNGRLATYYVYAGSLAYSLSASGDLLVYHGDQQGHVEGVTDNRQTLVQAYAYEPYGRLRAASGTLSNEFQYVGLHGVVADENGLYYMKARYYDPELGSFLTEDPAGLAAGMNLYAYAAGDPANLIDPSGLSPGGGLGTASTVESVTLQFASNLSGEQGTKWKKATAMGDTMPVPDGLQNSPLEVINALKQIKHDLLRNSETRILHTLTTSKGDFMQRLGTGCVDASWKRQAILQNMLKNYSAYGTWKVQEAKLLSGFHTMNIITYTPTWAPTVQMDFLVDNYTGYIPTISAVIRTDIQTQTWTGNPGRLVIPVALPAGVPNPGVLDTVAPLWDCGPLILVEDTGKYPTDLPKRKK, translated from the coding sequence ATGGGGGGGCTGGCCTACATGCTGCTTTTGTGCTTGGGACTCACAGTTCAGGGGCAAAGCAACGTGTTGACGGTGAGCGGGGTCCTGCAACTCAGCGGGAGCATCCAGGTGGATCGCATTGTCGTGGCGGACACCAACAGCCTGATCCAGCTCACCGGCGACACGGATGTTCGCGTGGCGGGCATTCCTGGCACCAACGCTCCACCGGCTATATCGGGATACTTGCGATTCGTCAGCAATCTGCCCAGATCAGAAACCGGAGATGGCCCCCGGGGTTACAATCTCAGCGTGCAAGTTCAAGGGGATATCAAGGGAGGCATTAGTGCCGAACTAAACGGTGGGCATGCCTTCACCAACTACGGCAATGGTGGCGATGGCGGGAACTTCACGCTGATCTGCGACGGGACGATCTACGATATCTGTGTGGCTGAGGCAAATGGAGGGCAAGGTGTCACGAAGGCATGCAAAGGAGGAAATGGAGGCCACATACGGATCGAGGCACAACGGTTTTTGGGAGAGCACCTTTGGACTGATGTCTGGAGACAGCAGGGCGTAATAGGTTTTACTGCCAACGGTGGAAATGGAGGCGCTTATGATTTTAGTACCTCGACTGCTTGGGGAGCTGGAATGTGGGGTGGAAGCGGGGGAAAAGGGGGTGATATTGAGGTGCGGATTCACTGCGAATTGTACTCCCTTGGCGTGGGCCTGGTAGCCGATGGCGGGGGGGGCTCTGCACAAACTCACGAGTCGTTGTTGAACCATAATATCCCCGAGACCCCCTGTCCTGGAGGTGCTGGCGGTAATGTGTTTTTACGGGCGGGAGCCTTGATGTGCGCCCCGAAAGGAGTTGGAATTTCCAGCTCGGTTGCAGGGGGTGGTTCTACCCATGATTGGTATGCCAGCCCGGCTGCCAACATCGCTGGAGGAAACGGTGGGACCATCAATATTGGCGCAAATTTATTCACGAATTCGCCGTTTGCCTATCCAGAAGCGGCGACACCGAGAACCAATGTGGCTGGGGGTATCGGCATCCCGCCCGGCCAGTGTGGACAAGCCACAATCGCACTGGTGCCACCAATCAGCAATCGGTTGATGTGTACTGCCAGCGTGAGTCGCACCACTGTGGCCCTGGGCGAAATTGTGACGTACACGGTGGATGCCAGTTCCGATGATGCCTTGACTAACGTGGCGTATCGTCTGCCCTTCCCTGACCATGCGGAGTTTGTGTCCGCCGGGGAGCAAGCAGAACAGTTTCCACCCTACCGTTACATGGAAGACTTGGTCGGCAGAAGCATCATCGCCAACGATGGGACCAACGTCATTTGGAGCCTACCCTATCTGAACCAGTGCAAACCCAGGCGGGCGTTGTTCAACTTCCGCTGCCGGTATGACACTCCGGTGGGAACCCTGTTAACCAGCCAGTTGTCCGCCACCTGGGGGGGAAGCAACAGCATGCAGACCCCCTCCATGCAGACTCAGGTGATACAAACTCGGGATGCCGACAACCATTTGGGACTCAAAGATGTGCCCAACGTCAATGACCCGGTGCATCCCGGGCTGGGGAATTTTTTGGCCACCAAGTCGCTGTTTAGTCTGCCCGGCCCTGGGCGACCGTTCGCTTTTGAATTGGCCTACAATTCCCGCGACACCAATGCCGGGCCGCTGGGATATGGTTGGCGACACAACTTCATGATCGCGTTGCAGTTGCTGGATGGGGGGGCGGCTCGCCTCCGCTGGGCGGATGGCCATCGGGATTCTTTTGCCGAGAACGCCCAGGGCGCCTTTTTCCCGTTCGACTGCCATACCGAAGTGAACCTGGTCTGGACCAATGACATCACCCTGCTGACGAACGATTACGTCATTGCCAACCCATGGGTTTTGACCAACGTATTTTTTTATCATTCTGGCTACGCGGCCATTACGCCAGAAGGGATGCGGTATTTTTTTAACCATTATGGCCAACTAAACGGGATCATGGATGGGAGCAGCAACACGGTGATGATCGGATTTACCGGGAATGACAGGACCTCCCCGGTGGCCAAGGTCAGAGGGCCGACAGGGCGAATCCTTGACTTTACGTATTACACCAATGGTTTGCTGCGCGCCGTGACTTTGGGGCCGCCGATCAATCGTGCCCTCTACTTCCAGTATGACGCCGCCAGCAACCTGACGGCACTGGTCAACTTGCGCGGGATCACCAACCGTTTCACGTATGATTCGCAGCATCGGCTGCTGACCGAAACGGATGGCCGGGGGAATGTGGTAGTGGCCAACACGTATGATGATCAGGGCCGGGTTATCTCCCAAGCCAACGCGGAAAACCAGGTCACCCGGTTCCAATATGTGACCAATGATCCCACCTGCTTCCTGCGGGCGAACATCACCGCGCCATCTGGGGAAACCAGCAGCCATGCCTACGATGAGTGGTTCAATATTTTAAATCTGCAGGATACTGGGGCACAAACCGCGAGTTTTACGTACAATACCAATGGCTGGCGTCTTAGTGCGATTGACAAAGCGGGTCAAAATAGCACGTTCCGCTACGATGCCTCCGGGAGTGTTACCGCCCTGACCGATCGTGCGGGAGCGACGGTGCAACTTGGCTATGGAGCGGGCAACCTGCTTACGAGCATGCGTGATCCCGCGGGCAGCGTGACCACGCTGGGGTACGATGGGGCGGGCAACCTGGCGACCGTGATTGACCCGGCAGGCGGCCAGCAGCACGTAACAGTTAATCGTGCCGGCCAACCCGTGGCGGTGCAGGGGGCGCGTGGCGATACCTGGCGGATGGATTATGACGCCAACGGCTTCATGACCGGTTTGACCGATCCCTCCAACCTGACCGTGACCTGCACGTACGACGCCATGGGGCACTTGGCGTCGCGCAGTTTGCCGGGCCATCCTGAGACGGTATCTCAAACGACCTGGGATGCCCATGGCAATGCCTTGAGCACCACGGATTACCTCGGCCAGGTCACCGAGATGACGTATGATGAAAATGACAACCTCCTCTCCGAGCGGTTTGTGCCCACCGGAGCCACCACCACTTACGCCTACAACCGGCTCAACCAGGTGACCAACATCACCGATGCCCTGGGGGGGCGCAGCGCCTTTTTTTACGATCTGGCCGGACGCCTGGTGCGAACGGTAAATCCAGATGGGGAGGAAGTGCGGACAACCTACGACAGCCGCAGCAAGGTGATTGCGGAGACGGATGCCCTGGGGCAAACCACCCGCTATGGCTATGACGCCAACGGTTTGCGCGTCAGCATGACCAACCACCTGGGGCAGGTCTGGCGCTACCGCAAGGATGCCGAGGGACGGCTGACCGGGTTGCAGGACCCTTACGGTTTCTGGCAAACGCGCCAATACGATCCGGCTGGCCGGGTGACCGCCGACTCGGACGAACTGGGGCGCACCACGCGTTATGCGTACGATGTCATGGGGCGGGTCACCAATGCCATCGCACCGGATGGCGCGGCGACAACCTATGAATACGACGCCAACAGCAATGTGCGCAAGCAAACCGATCCGCTGGGGCACTCCTGGATAGTGGCCTACGATGGCATGGACCGGCCCAGCCAGCGCACCGACCCGACGTGGGCGGTGGAACGGTTCCAGTACAATGAGCAGGGTTGGTTGGCAAGCCAGACCCTGCGTGATGGACGAATACGTCGCTATGATTATGATGCCAACGGGCGTCTCGTGAACCGCACCCTTCCGGATGGGACTGTCATTGCCCGCACCTATGACGCGGCAGGCAACCTCATCCAATTGCGCCAGGGTTCGCTGACCAACACCATGACCTATGATCTGCTAGGCCGAAGAACCTCCTTCACCGACGCTTCAGGATGGCCCCTCACTTACGGCTACACGGCTGGAGGCCGCCTGGCCGCAGTAACCTATCCGGGAAACCGCACGGTAACGTATGCGTACGACACGGTGGGCCGGCTAACCCGAGTGCAGGACTGGGATGGTCGCCAGATCCGTTATGCGTACGATCAATTGAATCGGGTGTCCGCGGTGACCATGCCCAACGGTACTGCACAGCGATATGCCTACGATTTGAACAACCGGATCATCAGCCTGCGCCATGAGCGATCCGATGGCATGCTATTGGCAGGCTATGGTTACAGTTACAACCCGGCCGGCCAAATGATCCAGCGCACCCGCAACTTGTCCGGGATCACGAACGCGGTGGCCACACAGTCCCGGCGTTTCACCTATGACGCGATGAACCGGCTGTTGACCATGGTGCGCGGCCAGGTGACCAATGTGTTCGCCTATGACTTGCGAGGGAACCTGTCCAGCAAGACCGCCAATGGTGTGTTGACCCGCTACACCTACGACGATTTGGACCGGCTGCGCACCACCAGTAATGGGACCGTGCAAGTGACCTATGCCTATGACGGGCGGGGGGTGCGGGTGGGTAAAACCGTGAACGGGATTGCGACAGGCTATTTGAATGACGGCACCCGGACTTACGGTAAGCTGGATCACAATGGCCGCCTGGCTACCTACTATGTTTACGCGGGTTCACTGGCCTACAGCCTCAGTGCGTCCGGTGACCTCCTGGTCTATCATGGGGACCAGCAAGGGCATGTGGAGGGCGTTACGGACAACCGCCAAACGCTGGTGCAAGCGTATGCCTATGAGCCGTATGGGCGGTTGCGAGCTGCCAGTGGCACCTTATCCAACGAGTTCCAATACGTGGGCTTGCATGGAGTGGTGGCGGATGAAAACGGGCTGTATTACATGAAGGCGCGTTATTACGATCCGGAATTGGGGTCGTTTTTGACAGAGGACCCGGCAGGGTTGGCAGCGGGGATGAACCTCTACGCTTATGCGGCGGGTGATCCGGCCAACCTGATTGATCCCAGTGGTTTGTCGCCGGGGGGCGGCTTAGGCACGGCCAGCACCGTGGAATCTGTGACGCTCCAGTTTGCGTCGAACCTAAGCGGCGAGCAGGGGACCAAGTGGAAAAAGGCGACGGCCATGGGAGACACGATGCCGGTCCCAGACGGTCTGCAGAACTCCCCACTGGAAGTCATTAACGCGCTCAAACAGATTAAACATGATTTATTGAGGAACAGCGAGACCCGCATCCTCCACACTTTGACCACGAGCAAAGGCGATTTTATGCAGCGCCTTGGCACCGGTTGTGTGGATGCATCCTGGAAGCGGCAGGCGATTTTGCAAAACATGCTGAAAAACTACAGTGCTTACGGCACGTGGAAAGTGCAAGAGGCGAAACTGCTATCCGGTTTCCATACCATGAATATCATTACCTACACGCCCACGTGGGCGCCGACGGTGCAGATGGATTTCCTGGTGGATAATTACACCGGCTATATCCCCACTATCAGTGCTGTTATTCGGACGGACATCCAAACCCAAACCTGGACCGGAAACCCCGGAAGACTAGTTATCCCTGTCGCCCTGCCGGCTGGCGTGCCAAATCCTGGGGTGCTTGACACGGTGGCACCGCTTTGGGATTGCGGGCCCCTCATCCTGGTGGAGGATACGGGAAAATATCCGACCGACTTGCCAAAGCGGAAAAAATGA
- a CDS encoding BNR repeat-containing protein, whose translation MIVPIFKLIRPGLAAMVAMGLGCARILAVGQEQVDYALEVAPVWAGHPVGFALLTRGTNQYVAFYDTNRQMTVAWRGIPSREWTLQKLDSRVGWDSHNYITMALDANECLHVSGNMHVNPLVYFQSTRPRDITSLQRMPSLVGDREKRTTYPRFLRGPGGELVFTYRDGQSGNGDQILDVYDARSHKWKRLLDTPLFGGLGKMNAYYSGPEVGPDQYYHICWVWRNTPDCSSNHDLSYARSRDLIHWETSAGKPVPVPITLATGEIVDPVPTRGGLLNGNTRVGFDSRGRTIISYHKHDANGFTQIYCARLEEGRWKQYQVSDWDYHWEFNGGGTTIAELTVGNVTWSEGQLTLPYGHAKKGGGVWVLDEATLKPTGKAQRANPFGRFDKDSEVTFPGLQFRSASDLGAKPTDGSYYTLRWQTLGANRDRPREGPLPPPTSLRLFKVTGANK comes from the coding sequence ATGATAGTTCCAATATTCAAGCTGATTCGGCCAGGATTGGCCGCGATGGTCGCGATGGGATTGGGGTGCGCCCGCATCCTGGCGGTAGGCCAGGAGCAGGTGGACTATGCGCTGGAGGTGGCCCCGGTGTGGGCGGGGCACCCGGTTGGTTTTGCGTTGCTCACCCGCGGCACCAACCAATATGTGGCGTTTTACGACACCAATCGGCAGATGACGGTCGCCTGGCGCGGCATCCCGTCGCGCGAGTGGACCTTGCAAAAACTGGATTCGCGCGTGGGGTGGGACAGTCATAATTACATCACCATGGCGTTGGATGCGAACGAATGCCTGCACGTCAGCGGCAACATGCACGTCAACCCGCTCGTGTATTTCCAAAGCACGCGGCCACGGGACATCACCAGCCTTCAACGCATGCCATCCCTGGTGGGTGACCGGGAAAAGCGCACCACTTACCCGCGTTTTCTGCGGGGGCCGGGCGGCGAGTTGGTGTTTACGTATCGCGATGGTCAGAGCGGCAACGGGGATCAGATTCTGGATGTCTATGACGCGCGCAGTCACAAATGGAAACGCTTGCTGGATACACCGCTATTTGGGGGATTGGGAAAAATGAACGCCTACTACTCAGGCCCCGAGGTTGGTCCGGATCAATATTATCACATCTGCTGGGTGTGGCGGAATACGCCAGATTGCTCCTCGAATCATGATCTTTCTTATGCGCGCAGCCGCGACCTTATCCATTGGGAAACCAGCGCTGGCAAGCCGGTGCCAGTGCCGATCACCCTGGCCACCGGTGAGATCGTGGACCCGGTGCCCACCCGAGGCGGCCTGCTGAACGGCAATACGCGAGTGGGGTTTGACTCGCGCGGACGCACGATCATCAGCTATCACAAGCATGATGCCAACGGGTTCACGCAAATTTATTGCGCCCGGCTCGAAGAGGGACGTTGGAAGCAATATCAGGTCAGCGACTGGGACTACCACTGGGAATTCAACGGCGGCGGTACCACTATCGCGGAACTTACGGTCGGGAATGTGACTTGGAGCGAAGGCCAACTCACCCTGCCCTACGGACACGCGAAAAAGGGCGGCGGCGTTTGGGTGCTCGATGAAGCCACGCTCAAACCAACCGGCAAGGCACAGCGGGCCAATCCTTTTGGCCGCTTTGACAAAGATTCGGAGGTCACGTTCCCGGGGCTGCAATTCCGGAGTGCGTCCGATTTAGGTGCGAAGCCGACCGATGGATCGTATTATACGCTGCGCTGGCAAACCTTGGGAGCCAATCGAGACCGCCCGCGCGAAGGCCCCTTGCCGCCACCAACATCCTTGCGCTTGTTTAAAGTAACAGGTGCGAACAAGTAA